Below is a genomic region from Scytonema millei VB511283.
TGCTGTCTCAAGGATTTCAGGAAGTTTATCACCTCAAAGGTGGAATTTTGAAATATTTAGAGGAAGTTCCATCTGAAGAAAGTTTGTGGCAAGGAGAGTGTTTTGTATTTGACGAACGGGTAGCCGTGCAACAAGGTTTAGCGCCAGGCAATTATGAAATGTGTCGTAGTTGCGGACACCCAATTTCGGAATTAGATAAACAATCCGAAAAGTACGAAGAGGGAATTTCTTGTCCTGATTGCTTTGATACGCTTACCGAGGAGAAAAGAAGCCGCCAGCAAGAAAAATTAAAACAGGGAGTCGGGAGTCGGGAGTCGGAGAAGAAGGGACAAGGGGGACAAGAGAGATAAGGAAGCAATTAGCAATTAGCATTCATTACCTTTCTTGCCAAAGTTAAACCGTCTCCAATTGGTACAAGGCTGAGAGTAATCCGCCGATCTTGATGAAGTTTTTGATTTAAGGTGCGTAATTTCTTAGTGCGATTATCCTGAATTTGTGGATCGGCAACTCGTCCCGACCATAACACGTTATCAATTGCAATTAATCCGCCTGGACGTATCAGCTGAAGTGCTTGTTCGTAGTAAATCTCGTAATTACTCTTGTCTGCATCAATTAAAGCAAAATCAAATGTTTCAGTTCCACCTGTTTCTATGAGATGGTGAAGAGTTTCCTTGGCTGGTGCAACGTGCAAGTCAATTTTATTTGCTACGCCTGCCTGTTGCCACCAGTGACGCGCGATCGCAGCATATTCTTCACTTTTTTCACAAGATACTACTATACCATCAATGGGTAATGTTAATGCCATTAATAAAGAACTATAGCCCATAAATACACCAATATCTAAAGTTTTTTTTGCTCCGATTAATTGCAACAATAAGGCAATAAATTGACCCTGTTCCGGGGCAATTTGCATTTTACCTAATGGATGACGAGCAGTTTCTTGACGTAGTTGCATCAAAATTTCTGGTTCTCGCAAGGAAACAGATAATAAGTAATTGTATAAATGTGGTTCCAATCCAAGAGTTTGCCAAGTCATTGTAGAGTGAGGAGTGAGTAGTAGACCTCCTGCATGAACCTACGAAATGTAGGTTTGAGAGATCTAGCAAAAAATGGCTGCTCGAATGTACGCCCCTATATCTGGTAGAGGACCTACACCGATTTTTAGGCAGCCCGACGAGAGCTACGAGGTGAAGCACGATCGCGATACAAGTCAGTTAACCATACGTAAATGGTAACGTTCGTGCGGTTAAAAAGCTTTGCTCAGTTACCTGACTCCATTGCATCAGGACTTGACGAGTGGATAGAAATGAATCGATAGTTCGTTTCGTCAAGCGATCGCCACGCGATCGCATTTCTGCAATGACTTCACCAGAAGCATTTCCTAACGCCTTCATGACATCCGGTGGCAACTGCCGAACCTGGATATTATAATCGCGGCTCAACGTCTGGAGCGCCCTGGCATTCCCTGCATTAGCTTCTGCGAAACCCTGGTCGTGTTCCGCTTGGGCAGCGATCGCCACAATCTGCTGTAAGTCGGTCGGTAATGCTTCATACTTTTCCCGATTCACAACTAACTCAACTAAGCCGGAGGGTTGATTATAGGATGGGAAGTAATAATACGGCGCGATTTTGTGCAAACCATAATGCAGATCGACCAGCGGACCGACAAGCTCAAATCCGTCTAGCTTTCCCGCTGGCATGGCTTGACGAATTTCCTCTAAATCCATCGATACTGGGCGGACTCCCAACTTAGATATGACATCTGCGGCTACGCCTGTCGTGCGAAATCGCATACCTTTTAAATCGTTCAACGTATTAATTTCATTGCGGAACCAACCGAAGGACTGTGCGCCTAATGAACCCGCAGGAAAGGCTTTCACGCCAAATGGAGCATACGCCGCATCCCACAACTCCTGTCCGCCAAAGTAGTGCAGCCAGACGCTAATTTCATTTTGAGTGAACCCATAGGGAACGACAAAGAAAAACTCTAAAACCGGAGACTGAGTTCGCCAATCGTATGCCAGACTGCGGCTCATTTCTACAGTGCCATTGCTCACTGCCTTCAACGCCTCAGAAGAGGGAACAACTGTATCTGGTGGCAATACCTCTATGACCAATCGCCCTCCGCTCATGGCAGCAATGCGATCGGCTAATCGCTGTCCGGCAGCCAGTTGATCGGGAAAGGTTTTATCCCAACGAGACACCATGCGCCAGCGAAATTCGGCTGACTGAGCCTTTGCCGTTTGATGCGTCTGACTGCCGATTGCGATCGCCGCTGTTGCAGAAGCAGCTGCACCGAGTAAAAAATTGCGACGCTGAATCGAGCCTTTGCGATCCATACCATAACCTCCTGATGAATAGGTAACAAAGGAATTGAGTCGAGAAAGGTGACGAATTAGTTATTAAATGATGCAGAACTTAAAAATCGCGTACACCTTTTAACATAAGAGGCGATAATTAATACTGTCCAATGCTTCTTTGTCCTGTTATTAATGTTTTGAAGTTATTAATCCGCTATGGAACTCCACGATCTTCGGTACTTTGTTGCGGTGGCAGAAGACTTGCATTTTGGTCGTGCAGCCCAGCGATTGCACATGACTCAGCCTGCTTTGAGTCGGCAGATTCAGGCTTTAGAAGCAGAATTGGACGTACAGTTGTTTCGGCGCAGCAAACGCAGCGTGCAACTGACGATCGCCGGACAAACCTTTTTTGAGGAAGCCAAGCAGATTCTTCGTCATACAGAACAAGCGATCCAAACAACCAAACGGGTGGCGCGAGGAGAAGTCGGACAATTGCGATTGAGTTTTACTGCCTCGGCGCTGCGAAGCGTTCTCCCAGAAATTGTGCGAGTATTTCGCGAACGCTATCCCGACGTGCAACTGACGATGAACGAACGTTGTACGCACGATCAGGTCGCTGCCTTTCACAGTCATCAGGTAGATGTGGGCTTCCTCTATCTCCCCGTTGACGAGAAATTGCTTACCCTGCAACCGATTGCTGAAGAAGTCTGGATTGTTGCCTTACCGAAAGGACATCATTTGAGCGATCGAAAACACTTAACTTTAAGTATGCTGGCCAACGAAGCGTTTATTCTGCATCCGCGTCAGTCAGGTGCGAAATTCTACGATCGAATCGTTGGATTATGCGAACAGGCAGGTTTTTATCCCAATGTAGTGCAAGAAGTCGAAACCAGCCAAACGAGAGTCGGTTTAGTTGCCGCAGGGATGGGAATTACATTTGTGCCAGAATATCTGCAAAACGTCGGTGACACAGAGGTGATTTATCGACGATTAAAGGGAACTGCACCAAAATTACAACTGGCGATCGCTCGTCGTCGCGATAATTTCTCGCCCATCGTGCAGCAGTTTCTCCATGTAGTTGAAGAACTCAGTCAAAAATCTGGTCAGGAATCTGTGGCATGAGATCTCTAACAAACCAAGTACTTGTGCGGGCAGGTTTAGCTCGGATTCAACGGTTTCAGTCGTAGATTGACTGTTTCCCAGATCAAAAATAGGTCATACATTGGACTCACCAACCAGACGCAACCGCCCCCAACACCACACGCACTATGCTCCGATCGACAACCAACAACCAAGAACTCGTCACCACTCAACAGCAACTTCTTCAACCACTTGACGAAATGCTTCAACTATGGGCGATGCGTCCTCGCGCCGCCATACAAAAGCATACTCCAAAGTTGGTGCGTCGTCCGCGATCGCTACAAATACCACTCCTGGGTTTTTGACCTGCTGCATACTCGGTGCTAACAGGCTAATTCCTAGTTGAGCTGTCACCAAGCCGATAAAAGTTTGTCCTGTGGCTCTGTGAGCGATTTTGGGAGTAAATCCCGCTCGTTCGCAGCAATGGATGATGTAGTCGTATAATACAGGTCCATCCTGCCGTTGGTGTAGTATGAGTGTTTCATTAGCCAGTTCCGACCAAGCGATCGCCTCTTGTAGTGACAGTGGATGCCCTACAGGTAAGGCAAACATCAGGGGTTCTCGATCGATTGGTAGTACTGTCAAAAATGACGTGCGAAGCGGTGGATGTAGAAATCCAACATCGATTTTGGCAAGTTGTAGTGCTTCTACTTGATTTTCCGTACAGGCTTCAAAAATGTCGAGTTCGATCTGGGGGAAGCGATCGCGAAATACAGATAGGACTTTCGGCACGATTGTCTGTAGTGCCATTTCTGTAAATCCTACACCCAATCTTCCCGATGCTTGGATGGCAGTTTGACGCACCGCACGAATTGCTTGCTCTGTGCGTAGCAAAATTGCTTGCGCTTCCGTCAAGAAAACTTGTCCCGCCGTTGTCAGTTGGACTTGGCGCGTGGTGCGCTTGACAAGTTGAACTCCCAGTTCTGTTTCCAGTTGAGCGATCGCCCGCGATAAGGATGGTTGCGCCATGTGTAGTTGTTCGGCAGCGCGTCTGAAATTTAAGGTTTTTGCTAGGACGACAAAGCAACGCAACCATTCTGTGTTCATAGCATTAATAGTGGCGATCGCTTTTCTTTTTTCATCTAATTTACCGATTGATACTAATAGTGAATCAATCTTGACGAATATCTGTATTAATTTTTACTAATTCTCAAGCTAGCATCAAAAAAGTTGACGAATTGAGAATTTAAGTGAAATACGTCGATGAGAAGAAAAGTTTGGGCGATCGCCTGTGTTGTTCTTTTGGCGATCGGATTATTTGCTAAAACTGGAATTGCTCAAGAACGTCCCAATTTCGAGCAAAAAACAACCGCCTCAGCATTTACAGGTCAAATCTTTCCTAGCTATTTTCAATTTAAAGGGCGCTATCTTGCCGTACTTTCTGATGCCGATATGGTAGCTTCGGCTTACATAGATAATAATTTGGGGGCGCGATCGCCCCAGATGAGAGACGAACTATCGCTGATTCCCCTGACTAATGGTTTACGAGAGTTAAATCCAATTCGCTTACCCGTATCTAATGCAGTTACGGCTTGGCCCTCAAACTTGGCTATTTCTCAAGATGGGCGCTTTGCCTACGTCACAGAAGTCGATCGCCCACCGCCACCAGGGGCAACGCAAAGGACACAACTACAACCAGGGCAGAATATCAATGCGATCGATCTTTCTAATCCTTCCTCGCCTCGAATCGTGCAAACAGTACAAGTACGAGGACGAACTCAAGCCACAACATTATCCCCTGATGGTAGGTTACTCGCCGTCAGTGTGTCGCGCAACGAAAACGAGCATATTTATATCTATCCAATTCAAAGCAACGGGCAACTAGGTCAACCCTCGATTATGAAATTTCCTGGTGCAACTGAAGCACCATTGCATATTGAATTTTCTCCCCGTGGTAACTTTTTGGCTGCAACCTTTGCCATGCAAAACGCAGCCCGATTTGCGCGGTATCGAGTTACAGGCAACAGCATCAAACTAGAGGCTTGGGGCGAACCACTGATTACCGGAAAATTTCCCTCTGTCGGGCATTGGACTCCCGATGGTCGTCACTTCATCGTCACAAACTTGTATTGGTTTGGCGGAACTGCAGATCTCTACGTCGGCGTGGGTAATTCGACACTAACAGTTATTGCATTTAACGATACGCCGCAAGCTGGAAAAGTCGCGCATACCATCTTATCAACCGCCCCTGTAGGCGCTTCGGCGGAGGAATTTGCGATTAGTCCCGATGGGCAGCGAGTTGTATCGCTGAATATGGAAAATTCGTTTTTACCACCTAAAGACCCGCGCTTGACTTACTACTCTTCGCTGACGTTACTCGATTTCGATCGCCAAACTGGAATTCTTACCCCTAGAGGCACGTATTCGTTTGAAGGCATTTTACCCGAAGGAATTACTTTTGATGCTTCCGGTCAATTTCTTGCCGTAGCAAATTTCGCCCAATTCAACCCACAACGACTTGTAGAACAGACAACGATCGACTTCTGGCGTGTGGTGGACGGTGTAGAACCCAAGCTAGTGCAACTGGATGTCAAAGTACCCGTGATGCGTGGCGCTCACATTGTCAAGTTAATTCCCTAAAAATTGTCAAGGAGGAATCCATGCTATTTTCTCAAAAGTGGATGCGGTTGGGAATAACTACTGTAATTGTGCTATTCTCAGCCGGAAGCGTGACCAAAGTCGCAGCCCATCACGGCTTTACAGGAGAATACGATGCCAGTCGCCCGCTGTACATACAAGGAACCGTGCAGCAAGTGCGTTGGCAATCTCCCCACAGTACGTTAATTGTGGAATTGCCCAAAAATCTAGAAGTACCACCAGAGTTTCGCCAGTTATCCACCAGTGAATTAGGATCGGATACTCAAAAGCAATTGACAGTTTCCCCTGACTTGTTGGGCACGCGATCGCGGGTAGAATTTCCTCCTGTATCCTCAATGGTCGCTCCTTTGCAAGACCGCTTGCAAGTGGGAGACTCAATTCAGTTGGTAGTGTTGCGTAATTGCCAACCGCCAAATCAACTCAGGGTACTGCTAGCGCGTCTAACTGATGGCACGACAGTTGCACGGGCAAAAACCGCCAATCAAGTCAATGGATGTTCCAGTTGAGTCTATGAATATTCTAGAATGGCTGGAGTATTCTGCAATTGGCGAAACCGCACGACAGTTTTATCCCTGGCTAGAGGTGATGCACATTCTCGGATTTTCCGTATTAATTGGCTGCGTCGCCATTTTCGATCTGCGATTGCTGGGATATTATCGTCGCCTTTCTATTGCTGATAGCGTGCGCTACCTATTGCGGTTAGCACGGATGAGTTTTATTATCGTAGCCTTGTCAGGATTGTTGCTTTTTGCGGCGCAAGCAACTTTATTAGCTGTAAACCCTGCATTTCGATTTAAGCTGCTGCTACTTGCGATCGCCCTATTAAATGCAGTCATATTCCACTGGAAATTTTCCCCATCACGTCAAGTAAAACAATTAATTTTTGTAAAAGCAATTGCCATTATCTCCTTACTTGCTTGGATGGGGATTGTTATTTGTGGACGTTTTATTGCCTACACTTAAGACGAGCGGACAATTCAGTCAAATTATATTCTAGTCAGCTTTATTCGACTTGGGCTATAAACCAGCGAGTTCATTCACTGACGGCGATTGCCTTCAGTGCAAGCTCTAGGATAACTAATTAATTTGAAGGAATTGTTGAACGTGTTTTTGAAAACCTAATAATCCTGATTTTGAATTCCAGTTTTCTTGAAAAACATTCATACTCTCTAAGTTGATAACTCTTCCATCTCTCGGAAAAAAGATTTTTTGATCGAAGACTTGCTCGTAAGTTGGTGGATTGTGCCAATCATTAGCTATCCAAACCGTTTTTACCATCCGATAAAGGCTAAATTCTGTTGCTGTCAAGTCTTTGTACAATTCGTTATCTAAAACTCGAACTACGTGAGTTATCCTGGCGTGCTGTCTTAAAATAATAAAATCGTCTTTTTGAGGCTTGCAAGCATTTTCATATTGATTGAACTTCCAATTTAAACCAAAAATATTTTCTGCTGGTTCAATATATTCAGATTTATCCTTATAAGCCCAATATCTACCATCTTGGGTTTTAACATTTTTAGTCCATTTCAGTCCAGTCAAATTCATGTGAAAATCCTCTGAGTAATTTTGCTTAGATTAATAAATTCTCAGGCGTATGAGAAAGCAAAGATAAAGCTAGTACGAGCGATTGGTATAGCTTCTATAGTTAAGATGCCCGACTGGATGACAAAATTTACAGTAACGCACCAAAAACTGAGAGTGATGCGTTAGCACGATCGCGTAACGCATCCTACGTAGATTTCAATTAAATATGAGTTCTAGATAAATTTGACAGCTAGAAGTTCGATCGCGAGAAGGCAGAGCATAAGTATGAGTTGTGTTGACACATAGATGATTAACGTCATCAAATAGTTAAGTCAAGGTTAATTTTTGCTGCTTGACTGAGAAGCGAGATTTGTATAAATTATTGCCGTAAACTTTTTTTCTCAAAGTTACTTTCTCATCATTAACTACTAGCAGAATAGCGATCGCGTCAAATTTAAAGGCAGCTGAATTACATCTGTTCAACAGCCTATTTTGACTTGTCAAAAATTAAGATTTTCAAAATTTTTCTGTTTTTTCCTGTAGAGATTGAGGACATATTTATGAATTTCAACTCGCGACACATTAACCGTCGCTCATTTCTGCTTGGTTCGGCTTTCACCAGCGGGGCTGTAGCTGCCAGTTTGTTGTCGCCATCTCGACAAGTGAAAGCGCAAGCCCCAGGAATTGTGACCTCAGACAAAATGCGCCCGACAATCCCTTATGGAGTTGCTAGTGGCGATCTTACAGGCAATCGCGCCGTAGTTTGGAGTCGTTGCGATCGCCCCGCCCGCGCGATCGTAGAATACAGTACGAGTGAAAATTTTCGCCATGTCCGACGAGTTATCGGAGCGCCAGCTTTAGAAGCAACTGACTTTACAGTCCGCGTTGACCTATCAGGACTGCCAACCGACGAGCAAATCTTCTACCGATTCACTTTTCAGGATTTGAACAACTCCAGTATTTCTAGCGTTCCGGTCACGGGAACTTTTCGCACGCCTTCAGCGAAAAAACGCGACATTAAATTTGTCTGGGGGGGAGATACAGCCGGACAAGGCTGGGGAATTAATCCAGAATTTGGTGGCATGAAGATCTATGAAACTATGCGACAACTCAATCCAGACTTTTTCATCCACTCTGGCGATACAATTTACGCTGATAACCCGATCTTGTCTGAAGTCAAACTCGACGATGGTAGCATTTGGAAAAACATCACTACACCAGAAAAAGCAAAGGTAGCAGAAACGCTGACTGAGTTTCGCGGCAATTATATTTACAACCTACTCGATGAAAACGTCCGCCGCTTCAATGCCGAAGTCCCTCAACTCGTTCAGTGGGACGACCACGAAACCACGAACAACTGGTATCCAGGCGAGATTCTTACAGATATCGGTACAGATGCTCGTTATCAGCTTAAAGATGTGAATCTTCTGGCAGAACGGGCGAGACAAGCCTTTCTAGAATACCAACCAATTCGCTTCGATCCTAACGATTCAGAGCGGATTTATCGTTCGTTTCAGTATGGAGCGATGCTCGACATTTTCATGCTCGACAAGCGCAGCTATCGAGGCGCAAACTCGGCAAATCGCCAAACTGAGGCAAGCGACGAGACGGCATTTTTAGGTAAAGCTCAAGTCAGTTGGTTAAAGCAACAATTACTCACTTCAACCGCCACCTGGAAAGTTATTGCTAGCGATATGCCAATCGGGTTAGTCATTCCAGATGGGACGACAGCCTATGAAGCGCTATCAAATGGCGATAATGGCGTTCCTCTAGGGAGAGAACTAGAGTTTGCAGATTTGTTTCAGTTCATCCAACGGCAAAATATCCGCAATGTCGTTTGGTTGACAGCGGACGTACATTATGCTGCCGCTCACTACTACGACCCTAGCAAAGCTCAATTTACTGATTTCAAACCTTTTTGGGAGTTTGTCGCGGGTCCTTTAAACTCAGGCACGTTTGGACCTAACGAGCTAGATAATACTTTTGGACCACAGGTGAAATTTAACAGCTTGCCAGAGGGAACAAAGCCGAATCGACCCCCTTCAGAAGGGTTACAGTTTTTTGGTATGGTCAAAATCGATTGCGACAGTGAAGTGATGACCGTCACCCTACACAATTTAGCCGGGGACACCCTCTACAGCGTGGATTTGCCTCCAGAGGAGAGCTGAGGGGACAAG
It encodes:
- a CDS encoding class I SAM-dependent methyltransferase, which translates into the protein MTWQTLGLEPHLYNYLLSVSLREPEILMQLRQETARHPLGKMQIAPEQGQFIALLLQLIGAKKTLDIGVFMGYSSLLMALTLPIDGIVVSCEKSEEYAAIARHWWQQAGVANKIDLHVAPAKETLHHLIETGGTETFDFALIDADKSNYEIYYEQALQLIRPGGLIAIDNVLWSGRVADPQIQDNRTKKLRTLNQKLHQDRRITLSLVPIGDGLTLARKVMNANC
- a CDS encoding TRAP transporter substrate-binding protein; translation: MDRKGSIQRRNFLLGAAASATAAIAIGSQTHQTAKAQSAEFRWRMVSRWDKTFPDQLAAGQRLADRIAAMSGGRLVIEVLPPDTVVPSSEALKAVSNGTVEMSRSLAYDWRTQSPVLEFFFVVPYGFTQNEISVWLHYFGGQELWDAAYAPFGVKAFPAGSLGAQSFGWFRNEINTLNDLKGMRFRTTGVAADVISKLGVRPVSMDLEEIRQAMPAGKLDGFELVGPLVDLHYGLHKIAPYYYFPSYNQPSGLVELVVNREKYEALPTDLQQIVAIAAQAEHDQGFAEANAGNARALQTLSRDYNIQVRQLPPDVMKALGNASGEVIAEMRSRGDRLTKRTIDSFLSTRQVLMQWSQVTEQSFLTARTLPFTYG
- a CDS encoding LysR family transcriptional regulator codes for the protein MELHDLRYFVAVAEDLHFGRAAQRLHMTQPALSRQIQALEAELDVQLFRRSKRSVQLTIAGQTFFEEAKQILRHTEQAIQTTKRVARGEVGQLRLSFTASALRSVLPEIVRVFRERYPDVQLTMNERCTHDQVAAFHSHQVDVGFLYLPVDEKLLTLQPIAEEVWIVALPKGHHLSDRKHLTLSMLANEAFILHPRQSGAKFYDRIVGLCEQAGFYPNVVQEVETSQTRVGLVAAGMGITFVPEYLQNVGDTEVIYRRLKGTAPKLQLAIARRRDNFSPIVQQFLHVVEELSQKSGQESVA
- a CDS encoding LysR family transcriptional regulator — translated: MNTEWLRCFVVLAKTLNFRRAAEQLHMAQPSLSRAIAQLETELGVQLVKRTTRQVQLTTAGQVFLTEAQAILLRTEQAIRAVRQTAIQASGRLGVGFTEMALQTIVPKVLSVFRDRFPQIELDIFEACTENQVEALQLAKIDVGFLHPPLRTSFLTVLPIDREPLMFALPVGHPLSLQEAIAWSELANETLILHQRQDGPVLYDYIIHCCERAGFTPKIAHRATGQTFIGLVTAQLGISLLAPSMQQVKNPGVVFVAIADDAPTLEYAFVWRREDASPIVEAFRQVVEEVAVEW
- a CDS encoding lactonase family protein, encoding MRRKVWAIACVVLLAIGLFAKTGIAQERPNFEQKTTASAFTGQIFPSYFQFKGRYLAVLSDADMVASAYIDNNLGARSPQMRDELSLIPLTNGLRELNPIRLPVSNAVTAWPSNLAISQDGRFAYVTEVDRPPPPGATQRTQLQPGQNINAIDLSNPSSPRIVQTVQVRGRTQATTLSPDGRLLAVSVSRNENEHIYIYPIQSNGQLGQPSIMKFPGATEAPLHIEFSPRGNFLAATFAMQNAARFARYRVTGNSIKLEAWGEPLITGKFPSVGHWTPDGRHFIVTNLYWFGGTADLYVGVGNSTLTVIAFNDTPQAGKVAHTILSTAPVGASAEEFAISPDGQRVVSLNMENSFLPPKDPRLTYYSSLTLLDFDRQTGILTPRGTYSFEGILPEGITFDASGQFLAVANFAQFNPQRLVEQTTIDFWRVVDGVEPKLVQLDVKVPVMRGAHIVKLIP
- a CDS encoding DUF6152 family protein; its protein translation is MLFSQKWMRLGITTVIVLFSAGSVTKVAAHHGFTGEYDASRPLYIQGTVQQVRWQSPHSTLIVELPKNLEVPPEFRQLSTSELGSDTQKQLTVSPDLLGTRSRVEFPPVSSMVAPLQDRLQVGDSIQLVVLRNCQPPNQLRVLLARLTDGTTVARAKTANQVNGCSS
- a CDS encoding DUF6644 family protein, translating into MNILEWLEYSAIGETARQFYPWLEVMHILGFSVLIGCVAIFDLRLLGYYRRLSIADSVRYLLRLARMSFIIVALSGLLLFAAQATLLAVNPAFRFKLLLLAIALLNAVIFHWKFSPSRQVKQLIFVKAIAIISLLAWMGIVICGRFIAYT
- a CDS encoding alkaline phosphatase D family protein — translated: MNFNSRHINRRSFLLGSAFTSGAVAASLLSPSRQVKAQAPGIVTSDKMRPTIPYGVASGDLTGNRAVVWSRCDRPARAIVEYSTSENFRHVRRVIGAPALEATDFTVRVDLSGLPTDEQIFYRFTFQDLNNSSISSVPVTGTFRTPSAKKRDIKFVWGGDTAGQGWGINPEFGGMKIYETMRQLNPDFFIHSGDTIYADNPILSEVKLDDGSIWKNITTPEKAKVAETLTEFRGNYIYNLLDENVRRFNAEVPQLVQWDDHETTNNWYPGEILTDIGTDARYQLKDVNLLAERARQAFLEYQPIRFDPNDSERIYRSFQYGAMLDIFMLDKRSYRGANSANRQTEASDETAFLGKAQVSWLKQQLLTSTATWKVIASDMPIGLVIPDGTTAYEALSNGDNGVPLGRELEFADLFQFIQRQNIRNVVWLTADVHYAAAHYYDPSKAQFTDFKPFWEFVAGPLNSGTFGPNELDNTFGPQVKFNSLPEGTKPNRPPSEGLQFFGMVKIDCDSEVMTVTLHNLAGDTLYSVDLPPEES